In one window of Balearica regulorum gibbericeps isolate bBalReg1 chromosome 29, bBalReg1.pri, whole genome shotgun sequence DNA:
- the ITGA7 gene encoding integrin alpha-7 isoform X3 — MAGARGLWLPWLSLRLLASAAFNLDATSTLLKDGDKGSLFGFAVALHRQLSPEPAGWLLVGAPQAPALPSQGANRTGGLFACPLTPELSDCWRVPIDEGVDLQRESKENQWLGVSVKSQGAGGKIVTCAHLYEARHRVRQPLETRDVIGRCFVLSQDLRVRDELDGGEWKFCEGRPQGHDRFGSCQQGLAAAFSPDHHYILFGAPGTYNWKGNLRVELLNQSSLDLLRYDDGPYEAGGEKDQDPSLIPVPANSYFGFSVDSGAGLTRRRELSFVTGAPRANHTGAVVILRRDSANRLVPEAVLPGQQLTSAFGYAVAVLDLNSDGWMDLVVGAPHFFERKEEIGGAAYVYINPAGRWDSATPLRLNGTRGSMFGIALSAAGDLNQDGFEDLAVGAPFDGAGKVYIYHGSNLGIVAKPAQVLDGEGVGVTAFGYSLSGGLDVDGNLYPDLLVGSLSDTVVLYRARPVVHVSRNVSLLPPNIDLEQSNCQHQEGVCVDVRACFSYTASPASYSPRLVLEYVFDADTDRRRLGHAPRVSFLGRRPSDPEHQFSDTVELPRQHARACVKATFQLQDSIRDKLRPITVTLAYGIQGAGAGRQNRGATLPPLSPVLSPQQPSSHRTEVHFLKQGCGDDKICQSNLQLRFQFCARLGDADFLPLPRGADGTAVFAMSDQKDVALEIHVTNLPSDPAEPQRDGDDAHEALLTATFPPELPYSALRPYDGRTPSDKPVLCLANQNGSQVECELGNPMKRGAQVRFFLILSTLGITIQTTDLAVELALSTISEQPGLEPVVARARVVIELPLSVTGVAVPPRLFFGGVVRGESAMRRESQVGSAVRFEVTVSNRGQSLKTLGSAFLTLLWPHEIGNGKWLLYPLHLELAAPPGQQAACSPPANPLRLALEPPGEGDPAEAPGSWWVPAPAERKRNVTLDCAQGTARCLAFHCPLHSFERAAVLTARGRLWNSTFLEEYLSVTSVELIVRASVSVTSSIKNLVLKDASTQIPVSIYLDPGAAVAGGVPWWVILLAVLAGVLVLALLVFILWKLGFFRRARYAPPAVPQYHAVKIPREERQQFREEKTGTIQRKEWAANLSEANDGHIAPSSA, encoded by the exons atGGCGGGGGCTCGGGGGCTCTGGCTGCCCTGGCTCAGCCTGCGGCTCCTGGCGAGCGCAGCCTTCAACCTGGACGCCACCAGCACCCTGCTGAAGGACGGGGACAAGGGCAGCCTCTTCGGCTTCGCCGTGGCTCTGCaccggcagctcagccccgaGCCGGCCGGCTG GCTGCTGGTGGGGGCCCCCCAGGCGCCGGCGCTACCCAGCCAAGGGGCCAACCGGACCGGGGGGCTCTTCGCCTGCCCGCTGACCCCCGAACTCTCCGACTGCTGGCGGGTGCCCATCGATGAGGGAG TGGACCTGCAGCGGGAGAGCAAGGAGAACCAGTGGCTGGGGGTGAGCGTGAAGAGCCAAGGTGCCGGCGGCAAGATCGTG ACCTGCGCCCACTTGTACGAGGCGCGGCACCGGGTGCGGCAGCCGCTGGAGACGCGGGACGTGATCGGGCGCTGCTTCGTGCTGAGCCAGGACCTGCGGGTGCGGGACGAGCTGGACGGGGGCGAGTGGAAGTTCTGCGAGGGGCGACCGCAGGGCCACGACCGCTTCGGCTCCTGCCAGCAGGGCCTGGCCGCCGCCTTCAGCCCCGACCACCATTACATCCTCTTCGGGGCCCCCGGCACCTACAACTGGAAGG GGAACCTGCGCGTGGAGCTGCTTAACCAGagctccctcgacctgctgcgCTACGACGACGGCCCCTACGAAGCCGGGGGCGAGAAGGACCAGGACCCCTCGCTCATCCCCGTGCCCGCCAACAGCTACTTCG GCTTCTCGGTGGACTCGGGCGCGGGGCTGACGCGGAGGCGGGAGCTGAGCTTCGTCACCGGAGCCCCCCGCGCCAACCACACCGGGGCCGTGGTCATCCTCCGTCGCGATAGTGCCAACCGGCTGGTGCCCGAGGCCGTGCTGCCCGGCCAGCAGCTCACCTCTGCCTTCGGCTATGCCGTCGCCGTGCTGGACCTCAACAGCGACGG CTGGATGGACCTGGTGGTGGGGGCCCCCCACTTTTTTGAGCGCAAGGAGGAGATCGGGGGGGCTGCCTACGTCTACATCAACCCGGCGGGGCGCTGGGACTCCGCTACCCCCCTCCGCCTCAACGGCACCCGCGGCTCCATGTTTGGCATCGCCCTCAGCGCCGCCGGGGACCTCAACCAGGACGGCTTCGAGG ACCTGGCCGTGGGAGCCCCCTTCGACGGTGCCGGCAAAGTCTACATCTACCACGGCAGCAACCTGGGCATCGTGGCAAAGCCGGCACAG GTCCTGGATGGGGAGGGCGTGGGGGTGACGGCCTTCGGGTACTCCCTCTCGGGGGGGCTGGATGTGGATGGGAACCTCTACCCCGACCTGCTCGTCGGCTCCCTCTCCGACACCGTCGTGCTGTACAG GGCCCGGCCGGTCGTCCACGTCTCCAGGAAcgtctccctgctcccccccaaCATCGACCTGGAGCAGAGCAACTGCCAGCACCAGGAGGGTGTCTG CGTGGACGTCCGAGCCTGCTTCAGCTACACGGCCAGTCCCGCCAGCTACAGCCCCCGCCTCG TGCTGGAGTACGTGTTTGATGCCGACACGGACCGCCGGCGGCTGGGCCATGCCCCCCGCGTCTCCTTCCTCGGCCGACGTCCCTCGGACCCTGAGCATCAGTTCTCCGACACGGTGGAGCTGCCCCGGCAGCACGCCCGCGCCTGCGTCAAAGCCACCTTCCAGCTCCAG GACAGCATCCGTGACAAGCTGCGCCCCATCACCGTCACCCTCGCCTACGGCATCCAGGGAGCCGGGGCGGGCCGGCAGAACCGGGGGGCCACCCTGCCGCCGCTGTCGCCCGTgctcagcccccagcagcccagcagccacCGCACCGAG gTGCATTTCCTGAAGCAGGGCTGCGGCGACGACAAGATCTGTCAGAGCAACCTCCAGCTCCGCTTCCAGTTCTGCGCCCGCCTGGGGGACGCCgatttccttcccctgccccg GGGCGCGGATGGCACCGCCGTCTTCGCCATGAGCGACCAGAAGGACGTGGCCCTGGAGATCCACGTCACCAACCTGCCCTCGGACCCGGCGGAGCCGCAGCGGGACGGGGACGATGCGCACGAAGCCCTGCTCACCGCCACCTTCCCCCCGGAGCTGCCCTACTCCGCCCTGCGCCCCTACGACGGCCGGACCCCCTCG GACAAGCCGGTGCTGTGCCTCGCCAACCAGAACGGCTCGCAGGTGGAGTGCGAGCTGGGGAACCCCATGAAACGCGGAGCCCAG gtGCGgttcttcctcatcctcagcaCCCTGGGCATCACCATCCAGACCACGGACCTGGCGGTGGAGCTGGCCCTGTCCAC GATCAGCGAGCAGCCGGGGCTGGAGCCGGTGGTGGCTCGTGCCCGCGTGGTCATCGAGCTGCCGCTCTCCGTGACGGG CGTGGCTGTGCCGCCCCGGCTCTTCTTCGGCGGGGTGGTGCGGGGGGAAAGCGCCATGCGGCGGGAGAGCCAGGTGGGCAGCGCCGTGCGCTTCGAGGTCACG GTCTCCAACAGGGGCCAGTCTCTGAAGACGCTGGGCTCGGCCTTCCTCACCCTGCTCTGGCCCCACGAGATCGGCAACGGGAAATGGCTGCTCTACCCCCTGCACCTGGAGCTGGCGGCCCCCCCGGGacagcaggcagcctgcagcccccccgccaACCCGCTGCGCCTGGCTCTG GAGCCACCGGGGGAGGGTGACCCCGCCGAGGCACCGGGGTCCTGGTGGGTGCCAGCGCCCGCggagagaaagaggaatgtCACGCTG GACTGCGCCCAGGGCACCGCGCGCTGCCTGGCCTTCCACTGCCCGCTGCACAGCTTCGAGCGTGCTGCCGTGCTGACGGCCCGCGGGCGCCTCTGGAACAGCACCTTCCTGGAG GAATACCTGTCTGTCACCTCGGTGGAGCTGATCGTGCGTGCCAGCGTCTCGGTGACCTCCTCCATCAAGAACCTGGTGCTGAAGGATGCCTCCACCCAG atCCCCGTCTCCATCTACCTGGACCCCGGGGCGGCGGTGGCCGGTGGCGTGCCGTGGTGGGTCATCCTGCTGGCCGTGCTGGCCGGCGTCCTCGTCCTGGCTCTGCTCGTCTTCATCCTCTGGAAG CTCGGCTTCTTCCGCCGGGCACGTTACGCGCCGCCGGCTGTGCCGCAGTACCACGCCGTGAAGATCCCGCGGGAGGAACGGCAGCAGTTCCGCGAGGAGAAGACGGGCACCATCCAGAGGAAGGAGTGGGCCGCCAACTTGAGCGAGGCCAACGACGGCCACATCGCCCCCAGCTCGGCGTAG
- the ITGA7 gene encoding integrin alpha-7 isoform X4 — MAGARGLWLPWLSLRLLASAAFNLDATSTLLKDGDKGSLFGFAVALHRQLSPEPAGWLLVGAPQAPALPSQGANRTGGLFACPLTPELSDCWRVPIDEGVDLQRESKENQWLGVSVKSQGAGGKIVTCAHLYEARHRVRQPLETRDVIGRCFVLSQDLRVRDELDGGEWKFCEGRPQGHDRFGSCQQGLAAAFSPDHHYILFGAPGTYNWKGLLFVTNIDSSDPDQLVYKTPEPNEKVPGAAGDVAQNSYLGFSVDSGAGLTRRRELSFVTGAPRANHTGAVVILRRDSANRLVPEAVLPGQQLTSAFGYAVAVLDLNSDGWMDLVVGAPHFFERKEEIGGAAYVYINPAGRWDSATPLRLNGTRGSMFGIALSAAGDLNQDGFEDLAVGAPFDGAGKVYIYHGSNLGIVAKPAQVLDGEGVGVTAFGYSLSGGLDVDGNLYPDLLVGSLSDTVVLYRARPVVHVSRNVSLLPPNIDLEQSNCQHQEGVCVDVRACFSYTASPASYSPRLVLEYVFDADTDRRRLGHAPRVSFLGRRPSDPEHQFSDTVELPRQHARACVKATFQLQDSIRDKLRPITVTLAYGIQGAGAGRQNRGATLPPLSPVLSPQQPSSHRTEVHFLKQGCGDDKICQSNLQLRFQFCARLGDADFLPLPRGADGTAVFAMSDQKDVALEIHVTNLPSDPAEPQRDGDDAHEALLTATFPPELPYSALRPYDGRTPSDKPVLCLANQNGSQVECELGNPMKRGAQVRFFLILSTLGITIQTTDLAVELALSTISEQPGLEPVVARARVVIELPLSVTGVAVPPRLFFGGVVRGESAMRRESQVGSAVRFEVTVSNRGQSLKTLGSAFLTLLWPHEIGNGKWLLYPLHLELAAPPGQQAACSPPANPLRLALEPPGEGDPAEAPGSWWVPAPAERKRNVTLDCAQGTARCLAFHCPLHSFERAAVLTARGRLWNSTFLEEYLSVTSVELIVRASVSVTSSIKNLVLKDASTQIPVSIYLDPGAAVAGGVPWWVILLAVLAGVLVLALLVFILWKLGFFRRARYAPPAVPQYHAVKIPREERQQFREEKTGTIQRKEWAANLSEANDGHIAPSSA; from the exons atGGCGGGGGCTCGGGGGCTCTGGCTGCCCTGGCTCAGCCTGCGGCTCCTGGCGAGCGCAGCCTTCAACCTGGACGCCACCAGCACCCTGCTGAAGGACGGGGACAAGGGCAGCCTCTTCGGCTTCGCCGTGGCTCTGCaccggcagctcagccccgaGCCGGCCGGCTG GCTGCTGGTGGGGGCCCCCCAGGCGCCGGCGCTACCCAGCCAAGGGGCCAACCGGACCGGGGGGCTCTTCGCCTGCCCGCTGACCCCCGAACTCTCCGACTGCTGGCGGGTGCCCATCGATGAGGGAG TGGACCTGCAGCGGGAGAGCAAGGAGAACCAGTGGCTGGGGGTGAGCGTGAAGAGCCAAGGTGCCGGCGGCAAGATCGTG ACCTGCGCCCACTTGTACGAGGCGCGGCACCGGGTGCGGCAGCCGCTGGAGACGCGGGACGTGATCGGGCGCTGCTTCGTGCTGAGCCAGGACCTGCGGGTGCGGGACGAGCTGGACGGGGGCGAGTGGAAGTTCTGCGAGGGGCGACCGCAGGGCCACGACCGCTTCGGCTCCTGCCAGCAGGGCCTGGCCGCCGCCTTCAGCCCCGACCACCATTACATCCTCTTCGGGGCCCCCGGCACCTACAACTGGAAGG GGCTGCTCTTTGTGACAAACATTGATAGCTCAGACCCCGACCAGCTGGTCTACAAAACCCCCGAACCCAATGAGAAGGTGCCCGGCGCGGCCGGCGACGTGGCCCAGAATAGCTACTTGG GCTTCTCGGTGGACTCGGGCGCGGGGCTGACGCGGAGGCGGGAGCTGAGCTTCGTCACCGGAGCCCCCCGCGCCAACCACACCGGGGCCGTGGTCATCCTCCGTCGCGATAGTGCCAACCGGCTGGTGCCCGAGGCCGTGCTGCCCGGCCAGCAGCTCACCTCTGCCTTCGGCTATGCCGTCGCCGTGCTGGACCTCAACAGCGACGG CTGGATGGACCTGGTGGTGGGGGCCCCCCACTTTTTTGAGCGCAAGGAGGAGATCGGGGGGGCTGCCTACGTCTACATCAACCCGGCGGGGCGCTGGGACTCCGCTACCCCCCTCCGCCTCAACGGCACCCGCGGCTCCATGTTTGGCATCGCCCTCAGCGCCGCCGGGGACCTCAACCAGGACGGCTTCGAGG ACCTGGCCGTGGGAGCCCCCTTCGACGGTGCCGGCAAAGTCTACATCTACCACGGCAGCAACCTGGGCATCGTGGCAAAGCCGGCACAG GTCCTGGATGGGGAGGGCGTGGGGGTGACGGCCTTCGGGTACTCCCTCTCGGGGGGGCTGGATGTGGATGGGAACCTCTACCCCGACCTGCTCGTCGGCTCCCTCTCCGACACCGTCGTGCTGTACAG GGCCCGGCCGGTCGTCCACGTCTCCAGGAAcgtctccctgctcccccccaaCATCGACCTGGAGCAGAGCAACTGCCAGCACCAGGAGGGTGTCTG CGTGGACGTCCGAGCCTGCTTCAGCTACACGGCCAGTCCCGCCAGCTACAGCCCCCGCCTCG TGCTGGAGTACGTGTTTGATGCCGACACGGACCGCCGGCGGCTGGGCCATGCCCCCCGCGTCTCCTTCCTCGGCCGACGTCCCTCGGACCCTGAGCATCAGTTCTCCGACACGGTGGAGCTGCCCCGGCAGCACGCCCGCGCCTGCGTCAAAGCCACCTTCCAGCTCCAG GACAGCATCCGTGACAAGCTGCGCCCCATCACCGTCACCCTCGCCTACGGCATCCAGGGAGCCGGGGCGGGCCGGCAGAACCGGGGGGCCACCCTGCCGCCGCTGTCGCCCGTgctcagcccccagcagcccagcagccacCGCACCGAG gTGCATTTCCTGAAGCAGGGCTGCGGCGACGACAAGATCTGTCAGAGCAACCTCCAGCTCCGCTTCCAGTTCTGCGCCCGCCTGGGGGACGCCgatttccttcccctgccccg GGGCGCGGATGGCACCGCCGTCTTCGCCATGAGCGACCAGAAGGACGTGGCCCTGGAGATCCACGTCACCAACCTGCCCTCGGACCCGGCGGAGCCGCAGCGGGACGGGGACGATGCGCACGAAGCCCTGCTCACCGCCACCTTCCCCCCGGAGCTGCCCTACTCCGCCCTGCGCCCCTACGACGGCCGGACCCCCTCG GACAAGCCGGTGCTGTGCCTCGCCAACCAGAACGGCTCGCAGGTGGAGTGCGAGCTGGGGAACCCCATGAAACGCGGAGCCCAG gtGCGgttcttcctcatcctcagcaCCCTGGGCATCACCATCCAGACCACGGACCTGGCGGTGGAGCTGGCCCTGTCCAC GATCAGCGAGCAGCCGGGGCTGGAGCCGGTGGTGGCTCGTGCCCGCGTGGTCATCGAGCTGCCGCTCTCCGTGACGGG CGTGGCTGTGCCGCCCCGGCTCTTCTTCGGCGGGGTGGTGCGGGGGGAAAGCGCCATGCGGCGGGAGAGCCAGGTGGGCAGCGCCGTGCGCTTCGAGGTCACG GTCTCCAACAGGGGCCAGTCTCTGAAGACGCTGGGCTCGGCCTTCCTCACCCTGCTCTGGCCCCACGAGATCGGCAACGGGAAATGGCTGCTCTACCCCCTGCACCTGGAGCTGGCGGCCCCCCCGGGacagcaggcagcctgcagcccccccgccaACCCGCTGCGCCTGGCTCTG GAGCCACCGGGGGAGGGTGACCCCGCCGAGGCACCGGGGTCCTGGTGGGTGCCAGCGCCCGCggagagaaagaggaatgtCACGCTG GACTGCGCCCAGGGCACCGCGCGCTGCCTGGCCTTCCACTGCCCGCTGCACAGCTTCGAGCGTGCTGCCGTGCTGACGGCCCGCGGGCGCCTCTGGAACAGCACCTTCCTGGAG GAATACCTGTCTGTCACCTCGGTGGAGCTGATCGTGCGTGCCAGCGTCTCGGTGACCTCCTCCATCAAGAACCTGGTGCTGAAGGATGCCTCCACCCAG atCCCCGTCTCCATCTACCTGGACCCCGGGGCGGCGGTGGCCGGTGGCGTGCCGTGGTGGGTCATCCTGCTGGCCGTGCTGGCCGGCGTCCTCGTCCTGGCTCTGCTCGTCTTCATCCTCTGGAAG CTCGGCTTCTTCCGCCGGGCACGTTACGCGCCGCCGGCTGTGCCGCAGTACCACGCCGTGAAGATCCCGCGGGAGGAACGGCAGCAGTTCCGCGAGGAGAAGACGGGCACCATCCAGAGGAAGGAGTGGGCCGCCAACTTGAGCGAGGCCAACGACGGCCACATCGCCCCCAGCTCGGCGTAG
- the ITGA7 gene encoding integrin alpha-7 isoform X1 produces the protein MAGARGLWLPWLSLRLLASAAFNLDATSTLLKDGDKGSLFGFAVALHRQLSPEPAGWLLVGAPQAPALPSQGANRTGGLFACPLTPELSDCWRVPIDEGVDLQRESKENQWLGVSVKSQGAGGKIVTCAHLYEARHRVRQPLETRDVIGRCFVLSQDLRVRDELDGGEWKFCEGRPQGHDRFGSCQQGLAAAFSPDHHYILFGAPGTYNWKGNLRVELLNQSSLDLLRYDDGPYEAGGEKDQDPSLIPVPANSYFGLLFVTNIDSSDPDQLVYKTPEPNEKVPGAAGDVAQNSYLGFSVDSGAGLTRRRELSFVTGAPRANHTGAVVILRRDSANRLVPEAVLPGQQLTSAFGYAVAVLDLNSDGWMDLVVGAPHFFERKEEIGGAAYVYINPAGRWDSATPLRLNGTRGSMFGIALSAAGDLNQDGFEDLAVGAPFDGAGKVYIYHGSNLGIVAKPAQVLDGEGVGVTAFGYSLSGGLDVDGNLYPDLLVGSLSDTVVLYRARPVVHVSRNVSLLPPNIDLEQSNCQHQEGVCVDVRACFSYTASPASYSPRLVLEYVFDADTDRRRLGHAPRVSFLGRRPSDPEHQFSDTVELPRQHARACVKATFQLQDSIRDKLRPITVTLAYGIQGAGAGRQNRGATLPPLSPVLSPQQPSSHRTEVHFLKQGCGDDKICQSNLQLRFQFCARLGDADFLPLPRGADGTAVFAMSDQKDVALEIHVTNLPSDPAEPQRDGDDAHEALLTATFPPELPYSALRPYDGRTPSDKPVLCLANQNGSQVECELGNPMKRGAQVRFFLILSTLGITIQTTDLAVELALSTISEQPGLEPVVARARVVIELPLSVTGVAVPPRLFFGGVVRGESAMRRESQVGSAVRFEVTVSNRGQSLKTLGSAFLTLLWPHEIGNGKWLLYPLHLELAAPPGQQAACSPPANPLRLALEPPGEGDPAEAPGSWWVPAPAERKRNVTLDCAQGTARCLAFHCPLHSFERAAVLTARGRLWNSTFLEEYLSVTSVELIVRASVSVTSSIKNLVLKDASTQIPVSIYLDPGAAVAGGVPWWVILLAVLAGVLVLALLVFILWKLGFFRRARYAPPAVPQYHAVKIPREERQQFREEKTGTIQRKEWAANLSEANDGHIAPSSA, from the exons atGGCGGGGGCTCGGGGGCTCTGGCTGCCCTGGCTCAGCCTGCGGCTCCTGGCGAGCGCAGCCTTCAACCTGGACGCCACCAGCACCCTGCTGAAGGACGGGGACAAGGGCAGCCTCTTCGGCTTCGCCGTGGCTCTGCaccggcagctcagccccgaGCCGGCCGGCTG GCTGCTGGTGGGGGCCCCCCAGGCGCCGGCGCTACCCAGCCAAGGGGCCAACCGGACCGGGGGGCTCTTCGCCTGCCCGCTGACCCCCGAACTCTCCGACTGCTGGCGGGTGCCCATCGATGAGGGAG TGGACCTGCAGCGGGAGAGCAAGGAGAACCAGTGGCTGGGGGTGAGCGTGAAGAGCCAAGGTGCCGGCGGCAAGATCGTG ACCTGCGCCCACTTGTACGAGGCGCGGCACCGGGTGCGGCAGCCGCTGGAGACGCGGGACGTGATCGGGCGCTGCTTCGTGCTGAGCCAGGACCTGCGGGTGCGGGACGAGCTGGACGGGGGCGAGTGGAAGTTCTGCGAGGGGCGACCGCAGGGCCACGACCGCTTCGGCTCCTGCCAGCAGGGCCTGGCCGCCGCCTTCAGCCCCGACCACCATTACATCCTCTTCGGGGCCCCCGGCACCTACAACTGGAAGG GGAACCTGCGCGTGGAGCTGCTTAACCAGagctccctcgacctgctgcgCTACGACGACGGCCCCTACGAAGCCGGGGGCGAGAAGGACCAGGACCCCTCGCTCATCCCCGTGCCCGCCAACAGCTACTTCG GGCTGCTCTTTGTGACAAACATTGATAGCTCAGACCCCGACCAGCTGGTCTACAAAACCCCCGAACCCAATGAGAAGGTGCCCGGCGCGGCCGGCGACGTGGCCCAGAATAGCTACTTGG GCTTCTCGGTGGACTCGGGCGCGGGGCTGACGCGGAGGCGGGAGCTGAGCTTCGTCACCGGAGCCCCCCGCGCCAACCACACCGGGGCCGTGGTCATCCTCCGTCGCGATAGTGCCAACCGGCTGGTGCCCGAGGCCGTGCTGCCCGGCCAGCAGCTCACCTCTGCCTTCGGCTATGCCGTCGCCGTGCTGGACCTCAACAGCGACGG CTGGATGGACCTGGTGGTGGGGGCCCCCCACTTTTTTGAGCGCAAGGAGGAGATCGGGGGGGCTGCCTACGTCTACATCAACCCGGCGGGGCGCTGGGACTCCGCTACCCCCCTCCGCCTCAACGGCACCCGCGGCTCCATGTTTGGCATCGCCCTCAGCGCCGCCGGGGACCTCAACCAGGACGGCTTCGAGG ACCTGGCCGTGGGAGCCCCCTTCGACGGTGCCGGCAAAGTCTACATCTACCACGGCAGCAACCTGGGCATCGTGGCAAAGCCGGCACAG GTCCTGGATGGGGAGGGCGTGGGGGTGACGGCCTTCGGGTACTCCCTCTCGGGGGGGCTGGATGTGGATGGGAACCTCTACCCCGACCTGCTCGTCGGCTCCCTCTCCGACACCGTCGTGCTGTACAG GGCCCGGCCGGTCGTCCACGTCTCCAGGAAcgtctccctgctcccccccaaCATCGACCTGGAGCAGAGCAACTGCCAGCACCAGGAGGGTGTCTG CGTGGACGTCCGAGCCTGCTTCAGCTACACGGCCAGTCCCGCCAGCTACAGCCCCCGCCTCG TGCTGGAGTACGTGTTTGATGCCGACACGGACCGCCGGCGGCTGGGCCATGCCCCCCGCGTCTCCTTCCTCGGCCGACGTCCCTCGGACCCTGAGCATCAGTTCTCCGACACGGTGGAGCTGCCCCGGCAGCACGCCCGCGCCTGCGTCAAAGCCACCTTCCAGCTCCAG GACAGCATCCGTGACAAGCTGCGCCCCATCACCGTCACCCTCGCCTACGGCATCCAGGGAGCCGGGGCGGGCCGGCAGAACCGGGGGGCCACCCTGCCGCCGCTGTCGCCCGTgctcagcccccagcagcccagcagccacCGCACCGAG gTGCATTTCCTGAAGCAGGGCTGCGGCGACGACAAGATCTGTCAGAGCAACCTCCAGCTCCGCTTCCAGTTCTGCGCCCGCCTGGGGGACGCCgatttccttcccctgccccg GGGCGCGGATGGCACCGCCGTCTTCGCCATGAGCGACCAGAAGGACGTGGCCCTGGAGATCCACGTCACCAACCTGCCCTCGGACCCGGCGGAGCCGCAGCGGGACGGGGACGATGCGCACGAAGCCCTGCTCACCGCCACCTTCCCCCCGGAGCTGCCCTACTCCGCCCTGCGCCCCTACGACGGCCGGACCCCCTCG GACAAGCCGGTGCTGTGCCTCGCCAACCAGAACGGCTCGCAGGTGGAGTGCGAGCTGGGGAACCCCATGAAACGCGGAGCCCAG gtGCGgttcttcctcatcctcagcaCCCTGGGCATCACCATCCAGACCACGGACCTGGCGGTGGAGCTGGCCCTGTCCAC GATCAGCGAGCAGCCGGGGCTGGAGCCGGTGGTGGCTCGTGCCCGCGTGGTCATCGAGCTGCCGCTCTCCGTGACGGG CGTGGCTGTGCCGCCCCGGCTCTTCTTCGGCGGGGTGGTGCGGGGGGAAAGCGCCATGCGGCGGGAGAGCCAGGTGGGCAGCGCCGTGCGCTTCGAGGTCACG GTCTCCAACAGGGGCCAGTCTCTGAAGACGCTGGGCTCGGCCTTCCTCACCCTGCTCTGGCCCCACGAGATCGGCAACGGGAAATGGCTGCTCTACCCCCTGCACCTGGAGCTGGCGGCCCCCCCGGGacagcaggcagcctgcagcccccccgccaACCCGCTGCGCCTGGCTCTG GAGCCACCGGGGGAGGGTGACCCCGCCGAGGCACCGGGGTCCTGGTGGGTGCCAGCGCCCGCggagagaaagaggaatgtCACGCTG GACTGCGCCCAGGGCACCGCGCGCTGCCTGGCCTTCCACTGCCCGCTGCACAGCTTCGAGCGTGCTGCCGTGCTGACGGCCCGCGGGCGCCTCTGGAACAGCACCTTCCTGGAG GAATACCTGTCTGTCACCTCGGTGGAGCTGATCGTGCGTGCCAGCGTCTCGGTGACCTCCTCCATCAAGAACCTGGTGCTGAAGGATGCCTCCACCCAG atCCCCGTCTCCATCTACCTGGACCCCGGGGCGGCGGTGGCCGGTGGCGTGCCGTGGTGGGTCATCCTGCTGGCCGTGCTGGCCGGCGTCCTCGTCCTGGCTCTGCTCGTCTTCATCCTCTGGAAG CTCGGCTTCTTCCGCCGGGCACGTTACGCGCCGCCGGCTGTGCCGCAGTACCACGCCGTGAAGATCCCGCGGGAGGAACGGCAGCAGTTCCGCGAGGAGAAGACGGGCACCATCCAGAGGAAGGAGTGGGCCGCCAACTTGAGCGAGGCCAACGACGGCCACATCGCCCCCAGCTCGGCGTAG